AAGGCGTCCAGGACCTGTTCGTACTCCTGGCACCACCACGCCAGCTGACCCGCCGTGGCCGGGAACAGCGGGTCGGCCCGGTGGTCGCCGCGCTGGTAGTGCCACTGCAGGATCCAGAAGTCGTTCAGCCGCTCCCACCAGACCCGGTGCGCGGCCGCCGCCATCTCCTCCGGTCGGGCCCCGCCGCCCGCCCGGTACGCCCGGGACCAGCGGCGGACCCGAACCAGGTCGAGCACCCCGGTCAGCGGGTGGTTGAAGAGCAGGGTCGCGGCCCGTACGGCCTCCTCGGCGCGGGGCTGCGGTCCGAGCTTGTCCCAGTCGAGGACGGTCGCCACCCGGCCGCGGCGGTGGAGCAGGTTGAGGCCGTGGAAGTCGCCGTGCGTCCAGCCGGTGGGCGGGGCCGCGTCCGGGGCCGGTCGGCGGTGCGCGAGCTCGGCCAGCAGCTCGATCCGCTCGCTGAGCCGCTGCTCGGCCAGGGCGTCGAAAGCCCCGTACGGCTGCCGCTCGCGGGCCCGCAGCCGGAGGGCGGCGGCCAGCCGGGTGCTGTCGCGCGGGTCGGCGCTGCGGTACCCGGCCGGCTGCGGCCTGGCGGCGCAGACCTCGTCGAGCGCGCCGTGCAGCCGGGCGAGCAGCGCGCCGAGCGCCTCGCACTGCGGGAGGTCCAGGTCGGTGCCGTGCCGGTGC
The sequence above is a segment of the Kitasatospora sp. NBC_00240 genome. Coding sequences within it:
- a CDS encoding phosphotransferase, with translation MTPQSLSATAAALRPPAPRQPPAGALACAPARPDLQAPPMGTLSPPVPPSALATVLRSYRVGPLLEAVPVAEGLLNRGYRVTTGSGSYFLKCYVDAATASRPVIAGQHRATAGLHRRGLPVAPPLAGAGGRTVTASGGRLFALFPWIEGRHRHGTDLDLPQCEALGALLARLHGALDEVCAARPQPAGYRSADPRDSTRLAAALRLRARERQPYGAFDALAEQRLSERIELLAELAHRRPAPDAAPPTGWTHGDFHGLNLLHRRGRVATVLDWDKLGPQPRAEEAVRAATLLFNHPLTGVLDLVRVRRWSRAYRAGGGARPEEMAAAAHRVWWERLNDFWILQWHYQRGDHRADPLFPATAGQLAWWCQEYEQVLDAFTN